In Arthrobacter sp. MN05-02, one genomic interval encodes:
- the pyrB gene encoding aspartate carbamoyltransferase — protein MKHLLSTQDLSARNALRLLDVAEEMSAVGEREIKKLPALRGRTVVNLFFEDSTRTRISFEAAAKRLSADVINFAAKGSSVSKGESLKDTAQTLEAMSADAVVIRHPASGAPARLAASGWIDAAVVNAGDGTHEHPTQALLDAFTLRRHWARIGDGPSAGTTLAGMKVLIVGDVLHSRVARSNVWLLTTLGAEVLLAGPPTLLPVGIGSWPCTVYYNLDDALAQRPDAVMMLRLQAERMSAAFFPSTREYSRRWGFDDGRLALLDTMGLHDTVIMHPGPMNRGLEISSAAADSPRSTVLAQVRNGVSVRMAALYLLLSGDHHDEQDGEMHDEPPATTPEGRIK, from the coding sequence GTGAAGCATCTGCTCAGCACGCAGGACCTCTCCGCGAGGAACGCCCTGCGCCTGCTGGACGTCGCCGAGGAGATGTCGGCCGTGGGGGAGCGGGAGATCAAGAAGCTCCCGGCCCTGCGCGGACGCACCGTGGTGAACCTCTTCTTCGAGGACTCAACGCGCACGCGCATCTCCTTCGAGGCCGCGGCGAAGCGCCTGTCCGCGGACGTCATCAACTTCGCGGCGAAGGGCTCCTCGGTGTCCAAAGGGGAATCCCTGAAGGACACGGCCCAGACCCTGGAGGCGATGAGCGCCGACGCCGTCGTCATCCGCCACCCGGCCTCCGGGGCGCCGGCGCGCCTCGCAGCATCGGGCTGGATCGATGCGGCCGTGGTCAATGCCGGCGACGGGACCCACGAACACCCCACGCAGGCACTCCTCGATGCGTTCACGCTCCGGCGGCATTGGGCGCGGATCGGCGACGGCCCGTCGGCGGGCACCACGCTCGCCGGGATGAAGGTCCTGATCGTCGGTGACGTCCTCCACTCCCGGGTGGCCCGCTCCAACGTGTGGCTCCTGACCACCCTGGGTGCGGAGGTCCTGCTCGCGGGCCCGCCCACGCTGCTGCCCGTCGGGATCGGATCCTGGCCCTGCACGGTGTACTACAACCTCGACGACGCCCTCGCGCAGCGTCCCGACGCCGTCATGATGCTCCGCCTGCAGGCGGAGCGCATGAGCGCCGCGTTCTTCCCGTCCACACGCGAGTACTCGCGGCGCTGGGGCTTCGACGACGGGCGCCTGGCGCTGCTCGACACGATGGGCCTGCACGACACCGTCATCATGCACCCCGGGCCCATGAACCGCGGGCTCGAGATCTCCTCCGCCGCGGCCGACTCGCCCCGCTCCACGGTCCTCGCCCAGGTTCGCAACGGCGTGTCCGTGCGCATGGCCGCGCTCTACCTGCTGCTCTCGGGCGACCACCACGACGAGCAGGACGGCGAGATGCACGACGAACCGCCCGCCACGACGCCGGAAGGCCGCATCAAGTGA
- the pyrR gene encoding bifunctional protein PyrR encodes MNVPASETGIHKRVVLAEADIDRALTRIAHEILEANKGPRDLVLLGIPRRGFPLAQRLAQKIAAVDPSVDADLITGQLDVTMYRDDLQRNPTRSPLATQLPPSGIDDKVVVLVDDVLYSGRTIRAALDALADLGRPRIVRLAVLVDRGHRELPIRADHVGKNLPTSSRERVRVHLAEIDLIGGSAVNEVVIEDRA; translated from the coding sequence ATGAACGTGCCTGCCTCGGAAACCGGCATCCACAAGCGCGTCGTTCTCGCAGAAGCAGACATCGACCGTGCTCTCACGCGCATCGCCCACGAGATCCTCGAGGCGAACAAGGGGCCGCGTGATCTCGTCCTCCTCGGCATCCCGCGCAGGGGCTTCCCGCTGGCGCAGCGGCTCGCCCAGAAGATCGCGGCCGTCGATCCGTCCGTCGACGCGGACCTCATCACGGGACAGCTCGACGTCACGATGTACCGCGACGACCTCCAGCGCAATCCGACCCGCTCGCCGCTCGCCACCCAGCTGCCGCCGTCGGGCATCGACGACAAGGTCGTGGTGCTGGTCGACGACGTCCTGTACTCGGGGCGCACCATCCGCGCCGCCCTCGACGCCCTCGCGGACCTCGGACGCCCGCGCATCGTGCGCCTGGCGGTCCTCGTGGACCGCGGGCACCGGGAACTGCCCATCCGCGCCGACCACGTCGGGAAGAACCTCCCGACGTCGTCCCGCGAGCGCGTGCGGGTCCACCTCGCGGAGATCGACCTGATCGGCGGTTCCGCGGTGAACGAGGTCGTCATCGAGGACCGCGCGTGA
- a CDS encoding protease PrsW gives MARDDSGAGAGGPRWTGAGGVGHHPDGHHQPRQQPQQHQGWWGETTVRHHRPAPARTAGHPFQPVWNQAPPRRHGVLNVVLVIVAALVVAGVLLLLSLSLGPSAFLLCGILALVPLGICLLGLRWIDRWDPEPRGALLFAFLWGAGTSVVVTLLLGTYVVELLVSALGTTSPEVIGPVLQAPLVEEFAKGLGVLILVYTRRSHFDGPVDGIVYAGTVAAGFAFTENILYFGSAVVESGNAGALVGVFILRGLFSPFAHVMFTSLLGFVLGFALSRGGGNARILGAFVLGLLPAIAGHMLWNGGTLVLFNDFFLFYLVVQVPLFLAAVISVVLLRRSERRLTEARLGDYARAGWFTPEEVRMLATRPGRSQALAWAQSVGAEQDMRAFIRTGSRIAYTRQRMLGGRRDADYAVEERRLLDDATQRRARIFQLASAAR, from the coding sequence ATGGCGAGAGACGATTCCGGAGCAGGCGCGGGCGGCCCGCGGTGGACCGGTGCCGGGGGCGTGGGCCACCACCCCGACGGCCACCACCAGCCGCGGCAGCAGCCGCAGCAGCACCAGGGCTGGTGGGGCGAGACCACGGTGCGGCACCACCGCCCGGCGCCCGCCCGCACCGCAGGACACCCCTTCCAGCCGGTCTGGAACCAGGCTCCCCCGCGCCGCCACGGCGTGCTCAACGTGGTCCTCGTGATCGTCGCGGCCCTGGTCGTGGCAGGCGTCCTGCTCCTGCTCTCCCTGTCGCTGGGTCCGTCCGCGTTCCTCCTGTGCGGCATCCTCGCCCTCGTGCCGCTGGGCATCTGCCTGCTCGGGCTGCGCTGGATCGACCGATGGGATCCCGAACCGCGCGGCGCCCTGCTCTTCGCGTTCCTCTGGGGCGCCGGCACCTCCGTCGTCGTGACGCTGCTGCTCGGCACCTACGTCGTGGAACTGCTGGTCAGCGCGCTCGGCACCACCTCGCCGGAGGTGATCGGGCCGGTACTCCAGGCGCCGCTGGTCGAGGAGTTCGCCAAGGGCCTCGGCGTGCTGATCCTCGTCTATACGCGCCGGAGCCATTTCGACGGCCCCGTGGACGGCATCGTCTACGCCGGGACGGTCGCGGCGGGCTTCGCGTTCACGGAGAACATCCTGTACTTCGGTTCCGCGGTCGTCGAGTCGGGGAACGCCGGCGCGCTGGTGGGCGTCTTCATCCTGCGCGGCCTGTTCTCGCCCTTCGCGCACGTGATGTTCACCTCGCTCCTCGGCTTCGTCCTCGGGTTCGCGCTGAGCCGTGGCGGTGGGAACGCCCGGATCCTCGGGGCCTTCGTCCTCGGACTCCTCCCGGCCATCGCGGGGCACATGCTGTGGAACGGCGGCACCCTCGTGCTCTTCAACGACTTCTTCCTGTTCTACCTCGTGGTGCAGGTGCCGCTGTTCCTGGCCGCGGTGATCTCCGTCGTCCTCCTGCGTCGCTCCGAGCGCCGCCTGACCGAGGCGCGGCTCGGCGACTACGCCCGGGCAGGCTGGTTCACCCCCGAGGAGGTCCGGATGCTGGCGACGCGCCCGGGCCGGTCGCAGGCGCTCGCGTGGGCGCAGTCCGTCGGGGCCGAGCAGGACATGCGGGCGTTCATCCGCACCGGCTCGCGCATCGCCTACACGCGGCAGCGCATGCTGGGCGGACGGCGCGACGCCGACTACGCCGTCGAGGAGCGCAGGCTCCTGGACGACGCCACGCAGCGGCGCGCGCGGATCTTCCAGCTGGCATCGGCCGCCCGCTGA
- the efp gene encoding elongation factor P: protein MATTNDIKNGTVLKLEGNLWNVLEFQHVKPGKGGAFVRTKLRNILSGKVVDKTFNAGLKIETATVDRRDYQYLYKDGEDFVFMDTTDYDQITVPGKVVGNAANFMLESQMATIAMHEGSPLYVELPASVTLEITYTEPGLQGDRSTGGTKPATVETGHEIQVPLFLGNGTKVKVDTRTGEYLGRVNE from the coding sequence GTGGCGACCACGAACGACATCAAGAACGGCACTGTGCTGAAGCTCGAGGGCAACCTCTGGAACGTCCTCGAGTTCCAGCACGTCAAGCCCGGCAAGGGTGGAGCATTCGTCCGCACCAAGCTCCGCAACATCCTCTCCGGCAAGGTGGTCGACAAGACCTTCAACGCAGGCCTGAAGATCGAGACGGCCACCGTGGACCGCCGCGACTACCAGTACCTGTACAAGGACGGCGAGGACTTCGTCTTCATGGACACCACGGACTACGACCAGATCACCGTGCCCGGGAAGGTGGTCGGCAACGCCGCGAACTTCATGCTCGAGAGCCAGATGGCCACCATCGCCATGCACGAGGGCTCGCCGCTCTACGTCGAGCTCCCCGCGTCCGTCACGCTGGAGATCACCTACACCGAGCCGGGCCTGCAGGGCGACCGCTCGACCGGCGGCACCAAGCCCGCGACGGTCGAGACCGGCCACGAGATCCAGGTCCCGCTGTTCCTGGGCAACGGCACCAAGGTCAAGGTCGACACCCGGACCGGCGAGTACCTGGGACGCGTCAACGAGTGA
- the aroB gene encoding 3-dehydroquinate synthase: MSTDDATIIPVTGSTPENTYDVVVGRGLLGRLPAILGERVRRVLVIHPRALRATGDTVRAELADAGFTAVTAEIPDAEEGKHIQVAAFCWQVLGQNDFTRSDAVVTVGGGAVTDLGGFVAATWLRGVRVVHLPTSLLGMVDAAVGGKTGINTAEGKNLVGAFHPPAAVLADLDALGTLPRNELVTGLAEVVKCGFIADPVILDRIEQDTRAATDAASPVLRDLVERAIRVKADVVSEDLRDTGRREYLNYGHTLAHAIELAERYSWRHGAAVSVGLVFAAELSRMVGRLGDADADRHKAILESLGLPVTYRRDRWASLLDGMRRDKKSRGDLLRFVVLDGIGRPGMLEVPDTSLLFAAYQEIAS, translated from the coding sequence ATGTCGACTGACGACGCGACCATCATCCCGGTGACCGGCAGCACTCCCGAGAACACCTACGACGTCGTCGTGGGACGGGGACTGCTCGGCCGCCTGCCGGCGATCCTCGGCGAGCGGGTGCGCCGCGTCCTGGTCATCCACCCGCGGGCCCTGCGCGCCACGGGCGACACCGTGCGCGCCGAACTCGCCGATGCCGGCTTCACGGCCGTGACGGCCGAGATCCCGGACGCCGAGGAGGGCAAGCACATCCAGGTGGCCGCCTTCTGCTGGCAGGTGCTCGGCCAGAACGACTTCACGCGCTCCGACGCCGTCGTCACGGTGGGCGGCGGAGCGGTGACGGACCTCGGCGGGTTCGTCGCGGCGACCTGGCTGCGCGGCGTGCGGGTGGTGCACCTTCCCACGAGCCTCCTCGGGATGGTGGACGCCGCCGTCGGCGGGAAGACGGGCATCAACACGGCCGAGGGGAAGAACCTCGTGGGCGCCTTCCACCCGCCGGCGGCCGTCCTGGCCGATCTGGACGCCCTGGGCACGCTCCCCAGGAACGAGCTCGTGACGGGGCTCGCGGAAGTGGTCAAGTGCGGGTTCATCGCGGATCCGGTCATCCTCGACCGGATCGAGCAGGACACGCGGGCGGCCACGGACGCGGCGTCACCGGTGCTGCGCGACCTCGTGGAACGGGCCATCCGGGTCAAGGCGGACGTCGTCTCCGAGGACCTGCGCGACACGGGCAGGCGCGAGTACCTCAACTACGGGCACACCCTCGCCCACGCCATCGAGCTCGCCGAGCGGTACTCCTGGCGGCACGGTGCGGCGGTCTCCGTGGGCCTGGTCTTCGCCGCGGAGCTCTCGCGCATGGTGGGGCGGCTCGGCGACGCGGACGCCGACCGCCACAAGGCCATCCTCGAATCCCTCGGGCTCCCCGTGACCTACCGCCGGGACCGCTGGGCGTCCCTCCTCGACGGTATGCGCCGGGACAAGAAGTCACGAGGCGACCTCCTCCGCTTCGTCGTGCTCGACGGCATCGGGCGGCCCGGCATGCTCGAGGTCCCCGACACCTCCCTGCTCTTCGCCGCGTATCAGGAGATCGCCTCCTGA
- the aroK gene encoding shikimate kinase, which produces METRSRLVLIGPMASGKSAVGRALAQRLHVPFIDSDRVIVERHGSIGSLFAREGEPFFRSIEADVAREALGTDDAVVSLGGGAVLHPRTRALLADAAVVFLDTDLDTVLPRISADTARPLLTGSPAERWQELYTQRRPTYASLASITIDTRGRSVRAVADAVLQELHRDLRTDRDVVPAPIIRPTDESEMQPHVD; this is translated from the coding sequence ATGGAGACCCGTTCCCGCCTGGTGCTCATCGGGCCCATGGCATCGGGCAAGTCGGCGGTGGGGCGCGCGCTGGCGCAGCGCCTGCACGTCCCCTTCATCGACTCCGACCGCGTGATCGTCGAACGGCACGGCAGTATCGGCTCCCTCTTCGCCCGCGAGGGCGAGCCGTTCTTCCGGAGCATCGAGGCCGACGTGGCGCGCGAGGCCCTGGGAACGGACGACGCCGTGGTCTCCCTCGGCGGCGGAGCGGTGCTCCATCCGCGCACCCGGGCGCTGCTCGCCGATGCAGCCGTGGTGTTCCTCGACACCGACCTCGACACCGTCCTGCCCCGCATCAGCGCGGACACCGCCCGCCCCCTGCTCACGGGGAGTCCCGCCGAGCGCTGGCAGGAGCTCTACACGCAGCGCCGGCCCACGTACGCCTCACTCGCGTCGATCACCATCGACACGCGCGGCCGCTCGGTCCGCGCCGTCGCCGACGCGGTGCTGCAGGAACTGCACCGAGACCTCCGGACCGACCGCGACGTCGTCCCGGCACCGATCATCCGCCCGACCGACGAAAGCGAAATGCAACCCCATGTCGACTGA
- the aroC gene encoding chorismate synthase produces MLRWLTAGESHGPAVVGIIEGMPAGVGITSTDIQEALARRRLGYGRGARMKFEQDAVRILGGVRHGLTQGGPVAIEVANTEWPKWEKIMSADPLGEEDAAELAASARNAPLTRPRPGHADFTGMQKYGFGEARPVLERASARETATRVALGTVAAKFLGGLGIRLVSHTVSIASVSVPEDAPLPGPSDVIALDTDPLRCFHRDTSDAMVAEVDAAHKEGETLGGVVEVVAYGLPPGLGSYVHWDRRLDSRLAAALMGIQAIKGVEVGDGFETAARRGTAAHDEIVRNEDGKIVRVSNRAGGIEGGMSIGDVLRVRAAMKPIATVPRALRTVDVSTGAAARAHHQRSDVCAVPAAGVVAEAMTALVLAEAVTEKFGGDSLAETARNLRSYLENIPEFLDSAGV; encoded by the coding sequence ATGTTGCGTTGGTTGACGGCAGGAGAATCGCACGGCCCCGCCGTGGTCGGGATCATCGAGGGGATGCCCGCGGGAGTGGGCATCACGAGCACCGACATCCAGGAGGCACTGGCCCGCCGCCGCCTCGGCTACGGGCGCGGTGCCCGCATGAAGTTCGAGCAGGACGCCGTGCGCATCCTCGGCGGCGTGCGTCACGGCCTCACGCAGGGCGGACCCGTGGCCATCGAGGTGGCCAACACCGAGTGGCCCAAGTGGGAGAAGATCATGTCCGCGGACCCGCTCGGCGAGGAGGACGCCGCCGAACTCGCCGCCTCGGCCCGCAACGCACCCCTCACGCGGCCCCGGCCGGGGCACGCGGACTTCACAGGCATGCAGAAATACGGCTTCGGCGAGGCGCGTCCCGTCCTCGAGCGCGCGAGTGCCCGCGAGACGGCCACGCGCGTGGCCCTCGGCACGGTGGCCGCGAAGTTCCTCGGGGGCCTCGGCATCCGGCTGGTCAGCCACACGGTGTCCATCGCCTCCGTGTCCGTCCCCGAGGACGCGCCCCTGCCCGGTCCGAGTGACGTCATCGCGCTCGACACCGACCCGCTGCGCTGCTTCCACCGGGACACCTCGGACGCGATGGTGGCCGAGGTCGACGCCGCCCACAAGGAGGGCGAGACCCTCGGGGGAGTCGTCGAGGTGGTCGCCTACGGGCTGCCGCCGGGACTCGGGAGCTACGTCCACTGGGACCGCCGGCTCGACTCGCGCCTCGCTGCAGCCCTCATGGGGATCCAGGCCATCAAGGGCGTCGAGGTGGGCGACGGGTTCGAGACCGCCGCACGCCGCGGAACGGCCGCACACGACGAGATCGTCCGGAACGAGGACGGCAAGATCGTCCGCGTCAGCAACCGCGCGGGCGGCATCGAGGGTGGCATGAGCATCGGGGACGTACTCCGCGTCCGCGCCGCCATGAAGCCGATCGCCACGGTCCCGCGCGCCCTGCGCACGGTGGACGTCAGCACGGGCGCCGCTGCCCGGGCCCATCACCAGCGCTCGGACGTGTGCGCGGTGCCCGCGGCCGGAGTGGTCGCCGAGGCCATGACCGCGCTGGTGCTGGCCGAGGCGGTCACCGAGAAGTTCGGCGGCGACTCCCTCGCGGAGACGGCCCGCAACCTGCGCAGCTACCTCGAGAACATCCCGGAGTTCCTGGACTCCGCCGGCGTGTGA
- a CDS encoding hypothetical protein (possible pseudo due to frameshift) → MLVRRPEAATGLAPIGASLGIGVTVAPWAGAGRALEESDVVVSTLPPRAADALCPLRDGFRTDGTLLDVAYDPWPSALAAHWQRAGGTIVPGLDMLLHQAVEQVRLFFPDTGQDRTTILNVMCDAVGAPRH, encoded by the coding sequence GTGCTCGTCCGCCGGCCGGAGGCGGCCACCGGGCTCGCGCCGATCGGGGCCTCGCTCGGCATCGGGGTGACGGTCGCGCCCTGGGCCGGGGCAGGACGGGCGCTGGAGGAGTCGGACGTCGTCGTCTCCACGCTGCCGCCCCGCGCAGCGGACGCGCTCTGCCCGCTCCGGGACGGTTTCCGCACGGACGGTACCCTGCTCGACGTCGCCTACGACCCCTGGCCCAGCGCCCTGGCAGCACACTGGCAGCGCGCTGGCGGCACGATCGTGCCCGGCCTCGACATGCTGCTCCACCAGGCCGTCGAACAGGTCCGCCTGTTCTTCCCGGACACCGGACAGGACCGCACGACGATCTTAAACGTGATGTGTGACGCAGTGGGGGCTCCCCGGCACTGA
- a CDS encoding hypothetical protein (possible pseudo due to frameshift), which produces MPTAAPAAAGAPSTLRAAVIGSPIGHSKSPLLHAAAYRALGIDCSYTAIEVAETALAAFVAGVRRADDWRGLSVTMPLKGGMARLVDHTTEPASVLGVVNTVVVEGHGADRVLTGHNTDVAGVAHAWRPPASCGPSGPPCSVEAVPPPQPSRAWPGSAPPGSRCSSAGRRRPPGSRRSGPRSASG; this is translated from the coding sequence GTGCCCACGGCGGCACCGGCGGCAGCGGGGGCGCCTTCGACGCTCCGAGCCGCCGTCATCGGTTCCCCGATCGGCCACTCCAAGTCGCCGCTGCTCCACGCGGCGGCGTACCGGGCCCTGGGGATCGACTGCTCCTACACCGCCATCGAGGTCGCTGAAACGGCCCTCGCCGCCTTCGTCGCCGGAGTGCGACGTGCCGACGACTGGCGGGGACTGTCCGTCACGATGCCGCTGAAGGGCGGTATGGCCCGGCTCGTCGACCACACCACGGAGCCGGCGTCGGTGCTCGGCGTGGTGAACACCGTCGTCGTCGAAGGGCACGGCGCGGACCGGGTCCTCACCGGGCACAACACCGACGTCGCGGGAGTGGCGCACGCCTGGCGGCCGCCGGCGTCCTGCGGCCCGAGCGGCCCGCCGTGCTCGGTGGAGGCGGTACCGCCGCCGCAGCCGTCGCGGGCCTGGCCCGGCTCGGCGCCACCGGGGTCACGGTGCTCGTCCGCCGGCCGGAGGCGGCCACCGGGCTCGCGCCGATCGGGGCCTCGCTCGGCATCGGGGTGA